One region of Catenuloplanes indicus genomic DNA includes:
- a CDS encoding RICIN domain-containing protein: MTHLPRRTATALVTAFLLLVTAGIAIVTARAAHAAVIDTGAWYVLVNRNSGKALDVYNLATTDGARITQWTRNDGAQQQWQFVDSGNGYYRIKSRLSGKVLDVYNLSTADGAAIVQWADGNGVNQQFRVADSSDGHVRLLNRNSGKALEVQNASTADGGNIVQYADYDGTNQQWQLVPAGSAPPSGGTFTNPVVWQDFADGDIIRVGDTYYYSASTMHYSPGAPVLRSYDLVNWEYAGHSVPRLDFDSGAYDLSGGRAYVKGIWASAFNHRPANNTFYWLGCTEFNRTYVYTSASAGSGWSKRARINKCYYDAGLLFDNDTPYVAYGNGTISVAQLNADLTAEVRSQTVYQTPSNIGTLEGARMYKRGNYYYIWLTRPANGQYVLRSTSPWGPYEQRQVLLDLPGPIAGGGVPHQGGLVQTQNGDWWYMAFTDAYPGGRMPTLAPITWNGDWPVLTTVNGRWGATYPKPAISTTKTVAPMTGTDTFTSGPLGPQYEWNHNPDTGRYSIGNGLRLQTATVTNDLYNARNTLTRRIQGPSSTATIELDYSAMANGDRAGLAMLRDQSAWIGIRKDNGTTRVSMTNGLSMSTNGWTTTGTGAEQAGAPVSGGRIWLRVTADIRPGAGRTATFSYSTNGTTFTPLGPAFTLNNNWQFFMGYRFGVFNYATTALGGAVTVNRFQVTAP, from the coding sequence GTGACACACCTCCCACGACGCACGGCCACGGCACTGGTCACGGCGTTCCTCCTGCTCGTCACCGCGGGGATCGCGATCGTCACGGCCCGGGCCGCGCACGCCGCCGTCATCGACACCGGCGCCTGGTACGTGCTGGTCAACCGCAACAGCGGCAAGGCACTGGACGTCTACAACCTGGCCACCACCGACGGCGCCCGGATCACCCAGTGGACCCGCAACGACGGCGCCCAGCAGCAGTGGCAGTTCGTCGACTCCGGCAACGGCTACTACCGGATCAAGTCCCGGCTGTCCGGCAAGGTGCTCGACGTCTACAACCTGTCCACGGCCGACGGTGCCGCGATCGTGCAATGGGCCGACGGCAACGGCGTCAACCAGCAGTTCCGCGTCGCCGACTCCAGTGACGGCCACGTACGGCTGCTCAACCGCAACAGCGGCAAGGCGCTCGAGGTGCAGAACGCGTCGACCGCGGACGGCGGCAACATCGTCCAGTACGCCGACTACGACGGCACCAACCAGCAGTGGCAGCTCGTCCCGGCCGGGTCCGCGCCACCGTCCGGCGGCACGTTCACGAACCCGGTCGTGTGGCAGGACTTCGCGGACGGGGACATCATCCGGGTCGGGGACACCTACTACTACTCGGCCTCGACGATGCACTACTCCCCCGGTGCGCCCGTGCTCCGCTCCTACGACCTGGTCAACTGGGAGTACGCGGGGCACTCGGTGCCGCGGCTGGACTTCGACTCCGGCGCCTACGACCTGTCCGGCGGCCGCGCCTACGTCAAGGGCATCTGGGCCTCGGCGTTCAACCACCGGCCGGCGAACAACACGTTCTACTGGCTGGGCTGCACCGAGTTCAACCGCACCTACGTCTACACGTCCGCGTCCGCCGGCAGCGGCTGGTCGAAGCGGGCCCGGATCAACAAGTGCTACTACGACGCCGGGCTGCTGTTCGACAACGACACCCCGTACGTCGCCTACGGCAACGGCACGATCAGCGTCGCCCAGCTCAACGCCGACCTGACCGCGGAGGTCCGCTCGCAGACGGTCTACCAGACCCCGTCGAACATCGGCACGCTTGAGGGCGCGCGGATGTACAAGCGCGGCAACTACTACTACATCTGGCTGACCCGGCCCGCCAACGGCCAGTACGTGCTGCGCTCGACCAGCCCGTGGGGCCCGTACGAGCAGCGGCAGGTACTGCTCGACCTGCCCGGCCCGATCGCCGGCGGCGGCGTACCGCACCAAGGCGGGCTGGTCCAGACGCAGAACGGCGACTGGTGGTACATGGCGTTCACCGACGCCTACCCGGGCGGCCGCATGCCGACGCTCGCGCCGATCACCTGGAACGGCGACTGGCCGGTGCTGACCACGGTCAACGGCCGCTGGGGCGCCACCTACCCGAAGCCGGCGATCAGCACGACGAAGACGGTGGCGCCGATGACCGGCACGGACACGTTCACCTCCGGCCCGCTCGGCCCGCAGTACGAGTGGAACCACAACCCGGACACCGGCCGCTACAGCATCGGCAACGGGCTGCGGCTGCAGACCGCGACCGTCACGAACGACCTCTACAACGCGCGCAACACGCTCACCCGGCGGATCCAGGGCCCGTCCTCCACCGCCACGATCGAGCTGGACTACAGCGCGATGGCCAACGGCGACCGCGCCGGGCTGGCCATGCTGCGCGACCAGTCCGCCTGGATCGGCATCCGCAAGGACAACGGCACCACCCGGGTCTCGATGACCAACGGCCTGAGCATGTCCACGAACGGCTGGACCACCACCGGCACCGGCGCGGAGCAGGCCGGTGCGCCGGTCAGCGGCGGCCGGATCTGGCTGCGGGTCACCGCCGACATCCGCCCCGGCGCGGGCCGCACCGCCACGTTCTCGTACAGCACGAACGGCACCACGTTCACCCCGCTAGGCCCCGCGTTCACGCTGAACAACAACTGGCAGTTCTTCATGGGTTACCGGTTCGGCGTGTTCAACTACGCCACCACCGCGCTCGGCGGCGCGGTCACCGTGAACAGGTTCCAGGTGACGGCGCCGTAG
- a CDS encoding methyl-accepting chemotaxis protein, translating to MSAGTTAPRSRNWFANLPVNTKILSIVVAMAIAAMAIAYTGYSRLQVLDRESRALYTDSVDPLVQLAAIYQPYQGMRGRVLEYGVASAATRADLKEEIDEREARVTDGVAKYLPYAADPAQMAAFTDNFTKFVDISRNTLMPLADRGDTAGFATEYRATVLPIISAAADAMDAENAAQSAKAKAKADSNTAVANAAERLVVIVLVVGLVIAIALALYVARLIVRPLAQVETSLAAMERGDLTVTAHVTGTDEVGRMAGLLTRAQSQLREVIGSVGNAAQGLAAAAEETSTIADRIARNADEASSQARLVSAASEEVSQGVTTVAAGSEEMGAAIGEIAQSAGAAAEVAGQAVAVAESTNQTIATLGESSRQIGDVIKVITSIAEQTNLLALNATIEAARAGEAGKGFAVVATEVKDLAQETARATEDISRRVEAIQNDSGQAVTAIREIAEVIGRINDYTTTIASAVEEQSATTAEMNRNVAEAASATGQISASIDSVAANARTTAESVADAQRSAAELSRMSNELRTSVARFVY from the coding sequence ATGTCGGCCGGCACCACCGCACCGCGGTCGCGGAACTGGTTCGCGAACCTCCCGGTGAACACGAAGATCCTGTCGATCGTGGTGGCGATGGCGATCGCCGCCATGGCCATCGCGTACACCGGCTACAGCCGGTTGCAGGTGCTGGACCGGGAGAGCCGCGCGCTCTACACCGACAGCGTCGACCCGCTGGTGCAGCTGGCCGCGATCTACCAGCCGTACCAGGGTATGCGGGGCCGGGTGCTGGAGTACGGCGTCGCCTCCGCCGCCACGCGCGCGGATCTGAAGGAGGAGATCGACGAGCGGGAGGCGCGGGTCACCGACGGTGTGGCGAAGTATCTGCCGTACGCGGCCGACCCGGCGCAGATGGCCGCGTTCACCGACAACTTCACGAAATTCGTGGACATCTCCCGGAACACGCTGATGCCGCTGGCCGACCGCGGTGACACGGCGGGCTTCGCCACCGAGTACCGCGCGACCGTCCTGCCGATCATCTCGGCCGCGGCGGACGCGATGGACGCGGAGAACGCCGCCCAGTCGGCGAAGGCCAAGGCGAAGGCGGACAGCAACACCGCGGTGGCGAACGCGGCCGAGCGGCTGGTCGTCATCGTGCTCGTCGTCGGCCTGGTGATCGCGATCGCGCTGGCGCTGTACGTCGCCCGGCTCATCGTCCGGCCGCTGGCCCAGGTGGAGACGTCGCTGGCCGCGATGGAACGCGGCGACCTCACCGTCACCGCGCACGTGACCGGCACCGACGAGGTCGGCCGGATGGCCGGCCTGCTCACCCGGGCACAGTCCCAGTTGCGCGAGGTGATCGGCTCGGTGGGCAACGCGGCGCAGGGGCTCGCGGCCGCGGCGGAGGAGACCTCGACGATCGCGGACCGGATCGCCCGGAACGCGGACGAGGCCTCCAGCCAGGCACGCCTGGTGTCGGCCGCCTCGGAGGAGGTGTCGCAGGGCGTGACCACGGTCGCGGCCGGGTCGGAGGAGATGGGTGCGGCGATCGGGGAGATCGCGCAGAGCGCGGGCGCGGCCGCGGAGGTGGCCGGCCAGGCGGTCGCGGTCGCGGAGTCGACGAACCAGACGATCGCGACGCTCGGCGAGTCGTCCCGGCAGATCGGTGACGTGATCAAGGTGATCACGTCGATCGCGGAGCAGACGAACCTGCTGGCGCTGAACGCCACGATCGAGGCCGCCCGGGCCGGCGAGGCGGGCAAGGGCTTCGCGGTGGTGGCGACCGAGGTCAAGGACCTGGCGCAGGAGACCGCGCGGGCGACCGAGGACATCTCCCGCCGGGTGGAGGCGATCCAGAACGACAGCGGTCAGGCGGTGACCGCGATCCGGGAGATCGCCGAGGTGATCGGCCGGATCAACGACTACACCACGACGATCGCGTCCGCGGTCGAGGAGCAGTCCGCGACCACGGCGGAGATGAACCGCAACGTGGCCGAGGCGGCGTCCGCGACCGGGCAGATCAGCGCCAGCATCGACAGCGTCGCGGCGAACGCCCGGACCACGGCCGAGTCGGTCGCGGACGCCCAGCGTTCCGCCGCGGAGCTCTCCCGGATGTCCAACGAGCTGCGCACGTCCGTCGCCCGCTTCGTCTACTGA